AAAGAATTGGATGAACAATTTTTCCAAAGAAGCAAGAAAAAGAAAATAGGAGACTTTTTAAGGAAGCTAAATGTATCTGAATTTATTGCAAATCAATTTACTCGCTATCTATTTAATGACGCTAATCTTTTCGATATTTTGCCTGTACTTGAAGGATTCACTGTTGATGATGTAAATAGGACTTTACAGCAGCTTAAAGAGAAGAATATGGCTGTAACAGTGGTTCTTCCATAAATGTAAGGGCTTGGTGTAATACCAGCTCCGCTTAATTTTTAGGAATGGGGATATGTATGAAACAATTGGCTTTAATTACTGGTGCATCGAGCACAATTGGTATCGCAATTGCAAAGGTCTTAGCGGAAAATGGAACACCTCTAATCCTTCATTATTACCGAAATAAAAAAAGAATCGATGATTTAAGAAGAGAATTTCCTGAAAACGATTTTTGGGCATTTACAGAGGATTTATCCACAATAGAAGGAATAGAGAATCTTTTTTTTCAAATTAAAAAAATTGGTATACACCCTACGATTTTAATTAACAATGTGGGCATACCTCATTATGGTTTAATCCAAGATGTCACTTTTACAGAATATCAAAAAATAATGAATCTAATGGTTATGAGCACTTTTTTTTGTTCTCAAAAAGCAATTTCGAATATGCTTTCGCAAAAATTTGGCCGAATTATTAACATTTCGTCGATTTGGGGGCAAGTTGGTGCAGCGAATGAGGTTTTATATTCGATGGCAAAGGGAGCAATTGATACGTTTACAAAAGCTTTAGCCAAAGAATTAGCTCCTTCTGGTATTACTGTAAATGCAATTGCTCCCGGCATCGTATTATCACCGATGATGGAAGATTTTTCGAAAGAAGAATTAGAAATCATGAAAAATGAAATACCTATGAATCGTTTTGCACAACCAGAAGAAATCGCTTATCTCGTTCTTCATCTTTTACGACCAGAATCTTCATATATCACTGGCCAAATCATCCGAATGGATGGTGGATGGTATTAAAATGTATTATTCATTTGATTTTCATGAATAATCGCATTCAATTTAATGCATATTAAAGAATGAACGGAAATCTCCGTAGTAAAATAAAAAGGGGGACTAGAAAATGTCTGTTCTCGACAACTTCCAAAATTGGAAACAATTTCTTAATGAACGAGTAGATCAAGCTCAAGGCATGGGATTAGATAATGATACCATCTCCAACTTGGCATATCAAATTGGAGATTATTTAGCAAAACAAGTGGACCCCAAAAATGAAGAAGAACGACTTCTTAAAGACCTTTGGGATCACAGTAACGAAGAACAACAAAAGGTACTTGCGCAAATTATGGTTCAGCTTGTTGACAAAAAATAAGTTGTTCAGAAAAATGCCCCTAATAAAGGGGCATTTTCGCTATCATTATTTGATTCATTTATAGTATACTATTTTTTATAAGAACTCTATTTAAAGAATTACTTATGGGGAGAGGTTTTATGATTTCTCAGGAGGCTCAGCCTTGGTATTTAGAATATAAGATACATAAGAACCGTCCTGGATTGTTAGGGGATATTTCTTCGATGCTTGGTTTAATGAATGTCAATATTATGGCCATAAATGGTGTAGACCTACAAAAAAGAGGTATGATCTTGCATACTAATGACATGGAAAAAATTGAACTAATTGGGAAAGTTTTGAAAGATGTGCCTGATATCACCTTAACCGCATTTCGTCCCCCTACGATTTTAGATCGTTTAGCTGTACGTCATGGAAAATATATTGATCGTGATTTATATGATAAAAAAACTTTTCGTTTTATACGGGAAGAAATTGGTTTACTCGTTGATTTTCTCAGTGAAATATTTCAAAATACCGGTCATCAATTAATTGGAATTCGAGGAATGCCTAGGGTAGGAAAAACAGAATCGATTGTTGCTGGAAGTGTATCTGCCAATAAAAAATGGATATTAGTTTCTTCTACTTTACTTAGGCAAACAATTAGAAGTCAATTGGTTGATGATGAGCTAGATCCAGATAACATTTTTATTATCGATGGTATTGTATCTACACTTCGAGCCAATGATATACATCGTAATTTAATTCGCGAAATTTTACGAATGCCTTCTACAAAAGTCATTGAACACCCAGATATTTTTATAAGGGAGACAGAATATGAACTCGATGATTTTGATTATATTATTGAACTAAGGAATGATCCGAATGAAGAAATCACTTATGATTTAATTAATACAAGTTTTAGTTCTTTTGACATTAGTTAAAAATCAGGAGGTGGATTGCATTTGGCTGAAGAATTAGGACAGTTATTCCGTGAGCTTAGATTGAAAAAAGGTTATTCAATTGAAGATATCCAGGAAATTACAAAAATTAGATCTAGATATATTGAAGCGATCGAACAAGGAAAACTAGAAGATCTACCAGGACATTTTTATGCAAAGGCATTTATTAAAAGTTATGGTGAAATGGTTGGTTTAGATCCTGAACTTATTGAACAATATCAAAATTTGATACCTGATCCAGACCTTAAGGAATTACCATCTAGAACTGCTCATTCTTTAGCAAAGCCTCCGTCTAAAGTGGGGAAGTATCTTAAACTTTCTACAATTTATGTATTCATTGGTATTGTATTACTTCTGATTTATATGTTGATTGTTTCTATGGCGTCAGACCAGCCTAAGGAATCAAAAGGAGACCTTGAAAGAACCAGATTAGAAACGACGGAAAAACCAACTCAAAAACCGAATACTTTGGTGAATCCGCCAACTACCCAAAAGCAAACGACAGAAGAACCAAGCGAACAACAACCAGTGAATCTAGGTATTGAAGTAACAAAGACAAGTACAACCTCATATAAGAATCGGTCGAAAGATATTTATGAAGTAGTAAGTACTCAGAATCAAGATATATTCATTCAATTGAGTTTTAATGACAGTTGCTGGTTTGAGATTCGTAAAGGTGGCCCTCGCGGAAAATTAATTGTTATGGATACATTAGGAAAAGGTCAAGTTACGGATAAAATTAAATTAGAAGACCAAGAACTGTGGATTCATTTAGGAAATGCTGCTGGTGTTCAACTCAATGTCAACGATAATAAAGTTACAATAGCAAATGAACCAGGTCCTAAATATATTTCGATCCAAAAGAAAAAAGCCCAATAACTGATGTTAACATTAGGCTTCATGTTTTTTGTGAAGCCTTTTTTCCTTTCTTTTGACTACGATTTGGACTTGTATTATACTGATGAAGAATTAAAGGGTATTGTATGTAGAAAGAGTGGTGGTAAATATGAGAGAGAAACAAAAAGTTGCAATTGTAACACTAGGATGTGAGAAAAATCTCGTTGATTCGGAAATTATGTCAGGATTATTAGAGAGAGATGGTTATGAAATTACAAACCAAAAAGAAGATGCAGATGTGATTATTGTCAATACTTGTGGTTTTATTGACGCCTCAAAAGAAGAATCGGTGAATACGATTTTAGACATG
This sequence is a window from Tepidibacillus fermentans. Protein-coding genes within it:
- a CDS encoding DUF3388 domain-containing protein, translating into MISQEAQPWYLEYKIHKNRPGLLGDISSMLGLMNVNIMAINGVDLQKRGMILHTNDMEKIELIGKVLKDVPDITLTAFRPPTILDRLAVRHGKYIDRDLYDKKTFRFIREEIGLLVDFLSEIFQNTGHQLIGIRGMPRVGKTESIVAGSVSANKKWILVSSTLLRQTIRSQLVDDELDPDNIFIIDGIVSTLRANDIHRNLIREILRMPSTKVIEHPDIFIRETEYELDDFDYIIELRNDPNEEITYDLINTSFSSFDIS
- a CDS encoding helix-turn-helix domain-containing protein, producing MAEELGQLFRELRLKKGYSIEDIQEITKIRSRYIEAIEQGKLEDLPGHFYAKAFIKSYGEMVGLDPELIEQYQNLIPDPDLKELPSRTAHSLAKPPSKVGKYLKLSTIYVFIGIVLLLIYMLIVSMASDQPKESKGDLERTRLETTEKPTQKPNTLVNPPTTQKQTTEEPSEQQPVNLGIEVTKTSTTSYKNRSKDIYEVVSTQNQDIFIQLSFNDSCWFEIRKGGPRGKLIVMDTLGKGQVTDKIKLEDQELWIHLGNAAGVQLNVNDNKVTIANEPGPKYISIQKKKAQ
- a CDS encoding DUF3243 domain-containing protein, with the translated sequence MSVLDNFQNWKQFLNERVDQAQGMGLDNDTISNLAYQIGDYLAKQVDPKNEEERLLKDLWDHSNEEQQKVLAQIMVQLVDKK
- the ymfI gene encoding elongation factor P 5-aminopentanone reductase, with product MKQLALITGASSTIGIAIAKVLAENGTPLILHYYRNKKRIDDLRREFPENDFWAFTEDLSTIEGIENLFFQIKKIGIHPTILINNVGIPHYGLIQDVTFTEYQKIMNLMVMSTFFCSQKAISNMLSQKFGRIINISSIWGQVGAANEVLYSMAKGAIDTFTKALAKELAPSGITVNAIAPGIVLSPMMEDFSKEELEIMKNEIPMNRFAQPEEIAYLVLHLLRPESSYITGQIIRMDGGWY